From one Sphingobium cloacae genomic stretch:
- the copD gene encoding copper homeostasis membrane protein CopD, which produces MNDVALVAVRWALYVDLGLLFGLPLFALYAPGGGRMVQRHLPMVAMVAGLACLALLLSALGFALQAAAMTGLPLTQPDLSMVAELFNGTSMGTALKARLVALLVLLLSIPFYRRQSRPAFIASTLAGAVALATLAWSGHGAAGEGEAGWLQLGADLIHLLAAGAWVGALAAFLALVLPRLATDDLAAQDMDRVTLAEEALRGFSLVGTIIVALLILTGTVNGWFLVGPGNIASLGQSTYGLLLIAKLLLFAGMLGLAALNRYRLTPALAQAIEEEDAPRAQALLRASLVVEGGLAIVILGLVAWLGTLSPPMSM; this is translated from the coding sequence ATGAACGACGTGGCACTCGTCGCCGTCCGCTGGGCGCTCTACGTCGATCTCGGCCTGTTGTTCGGCCTGCCGCTGTTCGCGCTCTATGCGCCCGGCGGCGGCCGGATGGTACAGCGGCATCTGCCGATGGTAGCAATGGTGGCCGGTCTCGCCTGTCTCGCCCTCCTGCTGTCGGCGCTGGGGTTCGCGTTGCAGGCAGCGGCCATGACCGGGCTGCCGCTCACCCAGCCTGATCTTTCCATGGTCGCAGAGCTGTTCAACGGCACGTCCATGGGAACGGCGCTGAAGGCGCGCCTCGTCGCGCTCCTCGTTCTTCTGCTCTCCATCCCCTTCTATCGCCGGCAATCCCGTCCTGCCTTCATCGCCTCCACTCTGGCAGGCGCGGTCGCACTCGCGACCCTCGCCTGGAGTGGGCATGGCGCGGCTGGCGAAGGCGAGGCGGGCTGGCTGCAACTGGGGGCCGATCTCATCCATCTGCTCGCCGCCGGCGCCTGGGTCGGCGCGCTTGCCGCATTCCTCGCGCTGGTACTTCCCAGGCTCGCAACCGACGATCTCGCCGCTCAAGACATGGACCGGGTCACGCTCGCCGAGGAAGCGTTGCGGGGCTTCTCCCTCGTCGGCACGATCATCGTCGCCCTGCTGATCCTGACCGGGACGGTGAACGGCTGGTTCCTCGTCGGTCCGGGCAACATCGCCTCGCTCGGGCAGTCGACCTACGGCCTGCTGCTCATCGCCAAGCTGCTGCTGTTCGCCGGCATGCTGGGCCTGGCCGCGCTCAACCGTTATCGCCTGACCCCGGCACTTGCGCAGGCGATCGAGGAAGAGGACGCGCCACGGGCGCAGGCGCTGCTGCGCGCGAGCCTCGTCGTCGAAGGCGGTCTTGCGATCGTCATTCTCGGGCTCGTCGCCTGGCTGGGGACACTATCGCCGCCCATGTCGATGTAG
- a CDS encoding periplasmic heavy metal sensor — MLIAIIAFVAAVAGVWAGRELFPSPPSPGVELHSLLHDGLELDEAQRTKLQALESHFAVRRRALELELRADNARLAAAIEAEHGNGPQVAAAVDRSHGAMGELQKETLNHMFAMRQILRPDQTTAFDRAVVKALTADAR; from the coding sequence ATGCTGATCGCCATCATCGCGTTCGTGGCGGCGGTCGCAGGCGTTTGGGCTGGACGTGAGTTGTTCCCGTCCCCGCCAAGCCCGGGCGTTGAGCTTCACAGCTTGCTCCACGACGGGCTCGAGCTAGACGAAGCTCAACGGACTAAGCTCCAGGCGCTGGAGTCTCACTTCGCCGTTCGAAGGCGTGCCTTGGAGCTGGAGCTCAGAGCCGACAACGCCCGGCTCGCCGCCGCCATCGAGGCCGAACATGGTAACGGGCCGCAGGTCGCGGCGGCCGTCGATCGTTCGCACGGCGCGATGGGTGAGCTCCAAAAGGAGACGTTGAACCATATGTTCGCGATGCGGCAGATCCTGCGGCCGGATCAGACGACGGCGTTCGACCGCGCGGTGGTGAAGGCGCTGACCGCAGACGCGCGGTGA
- a CDS encoding RNA polymerase sigma factor, protein MSLDLAACTDGELAALTLGGRQAAFAEIMRRHQKPVYRLIRSHIGDAEEALDLTQECFVAAFQNLRKYDGERPLAAWLTRVAINKSRDWHRRRRIRQILSFASSLPPETMESGRDEAPGADAVTFDRAELARLSRAVSELPATLKETLLLRTVEGLSQGETAAALGISGKAVEMRLRRARERLSKNLDLV, encoded by the coding sequence GTGAGCCTCGATCTCGCGGCCTGCACGGACGGCGAACTCGCCGCCTTGACGCTCGGCGGACGTCAGGCTGCGTTCGCTGAGATCATGCGGCGGCACCAAAAACCGGTCTACCGCCTGATCCGCTCGCATATCGGCGACGCCGAAGAGGCGCTTGACCTCACTCAGGAATGCTTCGTGGCCGCCTTTCAGAACTTGCGAAAGTATGACGGAGAGCGACCGCTCGCTGCGTGGCTGACCCGCGTGGCGATCAACAAGAGCCGCGACTGGCACAGGCGGCGGCGCATACGCCAGATACTATCGTTCGCCTCTTCGCTGCCGCCCGAGACCATGGAGAGTGGGCGGGACGAGGCGCCAGGTGCCGACGCGGTAACCTTCGATCGCGCAGAGCTTGCGCGGCTTTCGCGCGCGGTGTCCGAGCTGCCGGCCACGCTCAAGGAGACGCTTTTGCTGCGGACCGTGGAAGGACTGTCCCAGGGGGAGACCGCGGCCGCGCTGGGGATCAGCGGCAAGGCCGTGGAGATGCGACTCCGGCGCGCGCGTGAAAGATTGTCGAAAAATCTCGACTTAGTGTGA
- a CDS encoding recombinase family protein: protein MKIGYARVSTAEQNLDLQRDALKAAGCEKVITDKASGATAARPGLEKVKELLRAGDTLVVWRLDRLGRSLRDLIGWMTYLDEEKVGLLSLHEAIDTTTTSGKLTFHLFGALAEFERNLIRERTQAGLTAARARGKKGGRPAALGKDKRDLPVRLYHENTMPIAKICSMLGISKPKLYAYVRSAETKPVAA from the coding sequence ATGAAAATCGGTTACGCCCGCGTATCGACCGCCGAGCAGAACCTGGACCTCCAGCGTGATGCGCTGAAGGCTGCCGGCTGCGAGAAGGTCATCACCGACAAGGCCTCCGGGGCGACTGCCGCTCGCCCTGGATTGGAAAAGGTGAAGGAGCTGCTTCGCGCCGGCGACACACTGGTGGTCTGGCGCCTCGACAGGCTCGGCCGCTCGCTCCGTGATCTGATCGGATGGATGACCTACCTCGACGAGGAAAAGGTCGGGCTGCTGAGCCTGCACGAGGCGATCGACACGACCACCACGTCGGGCAAGCTTACCTTCCACCTGTTCGGGGCATTGGCGGAGTTCGAGCGCAACCTGATCCGCGAGCGGACCCAGGCCGGTCTCACCGCAGCCCGCGCTCGCGGCAAGAAGGGTGGCCGGCCGGCCGCACTCGGCAAGGACAAGCGCGACCTGCCCGTCAGGCTCTACCACGAGAACACGATGCCGATCGCCAAGATTTGCTCGATGCTCGGCATCTCCAAGCCAAAACTCTACGCCTATGTGCGATCGGCCGAGACCAAGCCGGTAGCCGCGTAG
- a CDS encoding periplasmic heavy metal sensor, translating into MRDRRLLLLVLLTFAAAIAGVVIGRVYVVPVRPVENELHDLLHRDLKLDTAQHSRLETIEKNYAIRRQALEAELRADNARLAEAIEAEHGYGPRVAGAVDRSHQAMGALQKETLEHIFAMRAVLRPDQTDKFDDAVVKALTAKSK; encoded by the coding sequence ATGCGCGACCGCCGGCTCCTGCTCCTCGTCCTGCTGACCTTTGCCGCGGCGATCGCCGGTGTGGTCATCGGCCGCGTCTATGTGGTTCCGGTGCGCCCGGTCGAAAATGAGTTGCACGACCTGCTCCATCGCGATCTGAAGCTGGACACCGCGCAACATAGCCGTCTCGAGACGATCGAGAAGAACTATGCGATCCGGCGTCAGGCACTGGAGGCCGAACTGCGCGCCGATAACGCGCGGCTCGCCGAGGCGATCGAGGCGGAGCATGGCTATGGTCCTCGGGTTGCAGGGGCGGTGGATCGCTCGCACCAGGCGATGGGCGCGCTGCAGAAGGAAACACTCGAGCATATCTTCGCGATGCGGGCCGTGCTGCGCCCGGATCAGACGGACAAGTTCGACGACGCCGTGGTGAAAGCGCTGACGGCCAAGTCCAAATGA
- a CDS encoding RNA polymerase sigma factor, translated as MTACLPDCSDGELAALALGGRQAAYGELVRRHQGWVHRLVRSHVGNRDEALDVTQASFVAAFAALNRYDAARPFPVWMSRIVINKCHDWRRRRAVRNFFSHALALGEAEHVVDEAPLPDQAIGAEQQLAEAMKAIAALPASLKDTLVLRTIDEKSEAETAEILGISCKRSR; from the coding sequence ATGACCGCGTGCCTCCCCGACTGCTCGGACGGGGAGCTCGCGGCTCTGGCGCTTGGAGGCCGGCAAGCGGCCTATGGCGAGCTGGTCCGCCGGCATCAGGGCTGGGTGCACCGCCTCGTGCGCAGCCATGTCGGGAACCGCGACGAAGCGCTCGACGTGACCCAGGCGAGCTTCGTCGCCGCCTTCGCCGCACTCAACCGCTATGACGCTGCGCGACCTTTTCCGGTCTGGATGTCGCGGATCGTCATCAACAAATGCCATGACTGGCGCCGCCGCCGCGCGGTCCGCAACTTCTTCTCCCACGCGCTGGCGCTGGGGGAAGCCGAACATGTCGTCGACGAGGCGCCACTACCCGACCAGGCGATCGGCGCCGAGCAGCAGCTGGCAGAGGCCATGAAAGCGATCGCCGCCCTGCCCGCATCGCTCAAGGACACGCTCGTCTTGCGGACGATCGATGAGAAATCGGAAGCCGAAACCGCCGAGATTCTCGGCATCTCCTGTAAACGCTCGCGCTAA
- a CDS encoding Mu transposase C-terminal domain-containing protein, with protein MTHPALVPPLAIERYRVLEPHLADGIPLADLARTGTLSERTLQRWLGRYRAEGLAGLARLPRNDRGRLHLPEHLVELTRTLATKRPRPPVAAIHRKVQELAIAHGHRTPSYAAVARVVRAIPASQIAAASDPAVYRDQHELVHRREAATSNEMWQADHTVLDILVLDDAGTPVRPWLTVIVDDHSRAIAGYFLSLDAPSALNTALALRQAIWRKPNPEWIVSGIPEQLYVDNGSDFISEHIEQACIALKIRLIHSLPGRPRGRGKIERLFRTINDMFLPDLPGHLIAGKPLSAPVLTLDELRARFEAFVCGVYHRRPHGSTGEPPITRWQKGGFLPAMPDSLEQLDMLLVHVPKPRKVLRDGIRLMGRRYVEPTLAAFVGEQVEAVYDPRDLTEIHVYHQGRFVCRALSSEHAGHPSLRAIQRARRGAKERDKQVPAPTETFDGDQEDTASRPTTYRGLRLYAADD; from the coding sequence GTGACGCATCCGGCGCTTGTCCCGCCGCTGGCGATCGAGCGCTACCGCGTCCTTGAACCGCACCTCGCCGATGGCATCCCGCTCGCGGACCTCGCCCGCACCGGCACGCTGAGCGAGCGGACGTTGCAGCGCTGGCTCGGGCGCTACCGTGCCGAAGGACTTGCCGGTCTCGCGCGTCTGCCGCGCAACGATCGGGGCAGGCTGCACCTGCCGGAACATCTGGTCGAACTGACCCGCACTCTCGCCACCAAGCGCCCGCGACCCCCGGTCGCCGCCATTCACCGAAAGGTGCAGGAACTCGCCATCGCGCATGGACACCGAACCCCCAGCTATGCGGCCGTCGCGCGTGTCGTCAGGGCGATACCGGCAAGCCAGATCGCCGCAGCCTCCGATCCGGCCGTCTACCGCGACCAGCACGAGCTAGTGCATCGGCGCGAAGCCGCGACCTCGAACGAGATGTGGCAGGCCGATCATACCGTTCTCGACATTCTCGTGCTCGATGATGCCGGAACCCCGGTGCGTCCTTGGCTGACCGTCATCGTTGACGATCACAGCCGAGCCATCGCCGGTTACTTCCTCAGCCTCGATGCCCCCAGTGCCCTCAACACGGCGCTCGCCTTGCGGCAGGCGATCTGGCGCAAGCCCAATCCCGAATGGATCGTCAGCGGCATTCCCGAACAGCTTTACGTCGACAACGGCTCGGATTTCATCTCCGAGCATATCGAGCAGGCGTGCATCGCCCTCAAAATCCGCCTCATCCATTCGCTGCCGGGGCGTCCTCGCGGGCGCGGCAAGATCGAGCGGCTGTTCCGCACCATCAACGACATGTTCCTGCCCGACCTGCCCGGCCACCTGATCGCGGGCAAGCCGCTGTCGGCGCCAGTGCTCACGCTCGACGAGCTGCGCGCCCGCTTCGAGGCGTTCGTGTGCGGCGTCTATCATCGTCGCCCGCATGGCAGCACCGGCGAACCGCCGATCACGCGCTGGCAGAAGGGCGGGTTCCTGCCCGCAATGCCCGACAGCCTTGAACAGCTCGACATGCTGCTCGTGCACGTGCCCAAGCCCCGTAAAGTGCTGCGCGACGGCATCCGTCTGATGGGCAGGCGCTATGTCGAACCCACGCTCGCGGCCTTCGTCGGCGAGCAGGTCGAGGCGGTCTATGACCCCCGCGACCTGACCGAGATCCACGTCTACCACCAGGGCCGGTTCGTCTGCCGTGCGCTCAGCTCCGAGCACGCTGGGCACCCGTCGTTGCGCGCGATCCAGCGCGCCCGGCGCGGCGCGAAGGAGCGCGACAAGCAGGTGCCTGCCCCCACGGAGACCTTCGATGGCGACCAAGAGGATACGGCTTCCCGGCCCACCACCTACCGAGGGCTCCGGCTCTACGCCGCTGACGATTGA
- a CDS encoding copper resistance system multicopper oxidase codes for MSRNLNRRDVMRGTAMLGGTLAMSAYLPAWAQPVSRGIARPLPTVSGTNIALTIDRMKLVMDGITTPAIGVNGTVPAPLVRLQEGQNVRLAVTNNLDEDSSIHWHGLILPFQMDGVPGISFPGIKARSTFVYEFPILQSGTYWYHSHSGEQEQAGLYGPIVIDPAGADPIAFDREHVIVLSDHSEMTGEEIFRKLKQMGGAYFNYQRPTLSGLLAGREMRLKDRMEWGKMRMDPADIADVTGSTYTFLVNGFGPYDNWTGLFRPGERVRLRIVNAAAQTNFNVRIPDLPMTVVQADGQNVRPVTVDEFQIGVAETFDVIVTPEDRAYSFVSEAIDRSGMGRATLAPREGMIAPVPPLRPRTLLTMTDMGMDMSGMEGMSGMADENPVAKRGPDPTLMQNASRNLWKLTGWKEPTDHGTKAVGAAMAGMAGMGGDQMSGAMPGMDHSQMAAGAAGMAGMDHGQMSSGGMAGMDHGSGGSMDMNMRNPKNAPGVKMGPGVQTISPMPKDRTGEPPQGLEDADHRVLTYRDLVALDRNPDVRAPSRQLEIHLTGNMERYMWGFDGQKMSDPADPIPFRKDERARVTLVNDTMMPHPIHLHGHFFELVTGHGDFAPRKHTVNVAPGGKMTFDVTADAPGDWAFHCHNLYHMTAGMMRVVTVRPMGEENRDAA; via the coding sequence ATGAGCCGCAATCTAAACCGGCGCGACGTAATGCGCGGAACCGCCATGCTTGGCGGCACGCTGGCCATGTCGGCCTACCTGCCGGCTTGGGCGCAACCTGTGTCGCGCGGCATCGCCAGGCCCCTGCCGACCGTGTCGGGCACAAACATCGCGCTGACGATCGACAGGATGAAGCTCGTCATGGACGGGATCACGACGCCGGCAATCGGCGTCAACGGCACCGTGCCCGCACCGCTCGTCCGCCTCCAGGAGGGCCAGAACGTCCGTCTCGCAGTGACCAACAATCTCGACGAGGATAGCTCGATTCACTGGCACGGGCTCATTCTGCCGTTCCAAATGGACGGCGTGCCCGGCATCAGCTTCCCTGGCATCAAGGCGCGTTCGACCTTCGTATACGAATTCCCGATCTTGCAGTCGGGCACCTACTGGTATCACAGCCATTCGGGCGAACAGGAGCAGGCAGGGCTCTACGGACCCATCGTGATTGATCCGGCCGGTGCCGACCCGATCGCGTTCGACCGCGAGCATGTGATCGTCCTCTCCGACCATAGCGAAATGACGGGCGAGGAAATTTTCCGCAAGCTCAAGCAGATGGGCGGCGCCTATTTCAACTATCAGCGCCCGACGCTGAGCGGGCTGCTCGCCGGCCGCGAGATGCGCCTCAAGGATCGGATGGAATGGGGCAAGATGCGCATGGACCCGGCCGATATTGCGGATGTTACGGGGTCGACCTACACCTTCCTCGTCAATGGCTTTGGCCCTTACGACAACTGGACGGGCCTCTTCCGACCGGGCGAGCGGGTTCGGCTGCGCATCGTCAATGCTGCGGCGCAAACCAACTTCAACGTGCGCATCCCTGACTTGCCGATGACGGTGGTGCAGGCCGACGGCCAGAACGTCCGGCCGGTAACCGTGGACGAATTCCAGATCGGCGTCGCGGAAACCTTCGACGTGATCGTGACGCCCGAGGACCGCGCCTACAGCTTCGTTTCCGAGGCGATCGACCGATCCGGCATGGGGCGCGCGACACTGGCCCCGCGCGAGGGCATGATCGCCCCGGTCCCGCCGCTCCGCCCGCGCACGTTGCTGACCATGACCGACATGGGCATGGACATGAGCGGGATGGAGGGGATGTCCGGTATGGCGGACGAGAACCCGGTCGCAAAGCGCGGGCCGGATCCCACGTTGATGCAGAATGCCTCGCGCAACCTGTGGAAGCTCACCGGGTGGAAAGAGCCCACCGATCACGGAACGAAGGCGGTAGGCGCTGCGATGGCCGGCATGGCTGGGATGGGGGGCGACCAGATGAGCGGCGCTATGCCAGGGATGGACCATAGCCAAATGGCGGCGGGCGCTGCCGGGATGGCGGGCATGGACCATGGTCAGATGAGCAGCGGCGGCATGGCCGGGATGGATCATGGGTCAGGCGGCAGCATGGACATGAACATGCGCAACCCCAAGAACGCGCCCGGCGTCAAGATGGGGCCGGGAGTGCAGACCATCTCGCCGATGCCGAAGGACCGCACGGGCGAGCCGCCGCAGGGGCTGGAGGACGCGGATCATCGCGTGCTCACTTATCGCGATCTTGTCGCGCTCGACCGCAACCCGGACGTTCGCGCCCCGTCGCGTCAGTTGGAGATCCACCTGACGGGCAATATGGAGCGCTACATGTGGGGCTTTGACGGCCAGAAGATGAGCGACCCTGCCGACCCCATCCCGTTCCGCAAGGACGAGCGCGCGCGCGTCACCCTGGTCAATGACACGATGATGCCGCACCCAATTCATTTGCACGGCCACTTCTTCGAGCTGGTGACCGGACATGGCGACTTCGCGCCTCGCAAGCACACGGTGAATGTGGCGCCCGGCGGTAAGATGACATTCGACGTAACGGCCGATGCGCCCGGCGACTGGGCGTTCCACTGCCACAATCTTTATCACATGACCGCGGGGATGATGCGTGTCGTGACGGTTCGCCCGATGGGCGAGGAGAACCGCGATGCAGCCTAA
- a CDS encoding class I SAM-dependent methyltransferase, which translates to MQSYTPPLGTGSTKDYDRAIRLWTREKRWRAAMLAALAPKAGETVVDVGCGTGSFALMLKQAEPRTQVIGLDPDAEALDIARHKAAVRRADIDWRQGFARDVAPGTADAVVSSLVLHQMPVREKAATLRAILRAMFAMLRPGGRLVIADYGRQQGFMRLAFRLTVQRLDGIDDTRPNADGVLPGLIAAAGFRHVAETFRLLTITGAIDLFTAHRPAQDHGLTVANDLG; encoded by the coding sequence ATGCAATCCTACACCCCGCCGCTCGGGACCGGATCGACGAAAGACTATGATCGCGCGATCCGCCTGTGGACGCGGGAGAAGCGGTGGCGTGCCGCCATGCTCGCCGCCCTGGCGCCCAAAGCCGGTGAGACGGTCGTCGACGTCGGCTGTGGCACCGGCAGCTTCGCGCTGATGCTCAAGCAAGCCGAGCCCAGGACGCAGGTGATCGGTCTCGATCCCGATGCCGAGGCGCTCGACATCGCGCGGCACAAGGCCGCTGTGCGGCGGGCCGATATCGACTGGCGTCAGGGATTTGCCAGGGACGTGGCCCCGGGTACCGCCGACGCTGTCGTGTCGAGTCTCGTGCTGCATCAGATGCCGGTCAGGGAGAAGGCGGCAACCCTGCGCGCCATCCTGCGCGCCATGTTCGCCATGCTGCGCCCGGGTGGGCGCCTGGTGATCGCCGATTATGGCCGCCAGCAGGGTTTCATGCGGCTTGCCTTCCGCCTGACCGTGCAGCGGCTCGATGGCATCGATGATACCCGGCCCAATGCCGACGGCGTGCTCCCCGGCCTGATCGCGGCGGCCGGCTTCAGGCATGTGGCCGAGACGTTTCGGCTTTTGACCATCACCGGCGCGATCGACTTGTTTACGGCGCATCGACCGGCGCAGGACCACGGCCTTACGGTTGCCAATGACCTTGGCTGA
- a CDS encoding AAA family ATPase, giving the protein MATKRIRLPGPPPTEGSGSTPLTIEFLVEQPFLATREHARFVEFAEACAHYRYIGVCHGRPGVGKTRSAREFSSFPDLGEYAALRPIAALLGEKVARCRAVFYTVSVSNTPKTIDAVLGLNLIKLGYARLTVAGGSQDEITHDAARIACPLVIVDEADRLTIKSLEHLRDMADRHGFGLILMGMPGLEKRLARYAQLYSRIGFVHEFNPLTETEMRLLLATHAGDFGISFDPAQLDAIEAQAAVIRITRGNFRLMERLFAQMRRIMTLNRVEEVTADIVQAARDCLVIGPGN; this is encoded by the coding sequence ATGGCGACCAAGAGGATACGGCTTCCCGGCCCACCACCTACCGAGGGCTCCGGCTCTACGCCGCTGACGATTGAGTTCCTGGTCGAGCAGCCGTTCCTGGCGACCCGCGAACATGCCCGGTTCGTCGAGTTTGCCGAAGCCTGCGCGCACTACCGCTATATCGGCGTGTGTCATGGCCGGCCGGGCGTCGGAAAGACGCGATCGGCGCGCGAGTTTTCCAGCTTCCCCGACCTGGGGGAATATGCCGCGCTCCGTCCCATTGCCGCGCTCCTTGGCGAAAAGGTCGCTCGCTGCCGCGCCGTCTTCTACACCGTGTCGGTCAGCAACACGCCCAAGACGATCGACGCGGTGTTGGGCCTCAACCTCATTAAGCTGGGCTATGCCCGGCTGACGGTCGCGGGCGGCTCGCAGGACGAAATCACCCATGACGCCGCCCGCATCGCCTGCCCCCTCGTCATCGTCGACGAGGCCGACCGCCTGACCATAAAGTCGCTCGAACATCTCCGCGACATGGCCGATCGCCACGGCTTCGGGCTGATCCTGATGGGTATGCCGGGCTTGGAGAAGCGCCTCGCCCGCTATGCCCAGCTCTACTCGCGGATCGGCTTCGTCCACGAGTTCAACCCGCTTACCGAGACCGAAATGCGGCTGCTGCTCGCGACCCACGCCGGCGATTTCGGGATCAGCTTCGACCCGGCCCAACTCGACGCGATCGAAGCGCAGGCAGCCGTGATCCGCATCACGCGCGGCAACTTCCGGCTCATGGAGCGCCTGTTCGCGCAGATGCGGCGGATCATGACCCTCAACCGCGTCGAGGAGGTCACCGCTGACATCGTTCAGGCCGCGCGCGATTGCCTCGTCATCGGACCCGGCAACTGA
- the copC gene encoding copper homeostasis periplasmic binding protein CopC, whose product MRFFSPLAAIAAVGLSVSAPAYAHPKLVSSTPAANASVPAPSRITLTFSEGLMPKLSGAEIVMTGMPGMPNHRMAVTGFKTSVEGDKTLVLTLAKPLMAGSYQVAWHVVSTDTHRIQGNLAFTVK is encoded by the coding sequence ATGCGCTTCTTTTCGCCGCTCGCAGCCATCGCCGCCGTCGGCCTGAGTGTTTCGGCTCCGGCCTACGCCCATCCCAAGCTCGTGTCCTCGACGCCCGCCGCCAACGCCAGCGTCCCGGCGCCGTCGCGTATAACGCTCACCTTCAGTGAAGGTCTGATGCCGAAGCTGTCGGGCGCCGAGATCGTGATGACCGGCATGCCCGGCATGCCCAACCACCGCATGGCGGTAACCGGCTTCAAGACGTCCGTCGAAGGCGACAAGACGCTCGTGCTGACGCTCGCCAAGCCGCTCATGGCGGGCAGCTATCAGGTCGCCTGGCACGTCGTCTCGACCGACACGCACCGCATCCAGGGCAATCTCGCCTTTACCGTCAAGTGA